AACAGCAAGCTGTCAATCATCCAGCCAAAACAAGGGACTGCAGGTAATAAAAGGTCATTGTGAATCATAAGTGCATTTGGCTTTCATAGGcaagttaattttaattaaacatgaTCTCgatttgtaaatgttttataaaacttATTGTGCATAATGGATTGTTAATTTTGCACTAGCAGACAGCAGGTAATAGGGTACCATCATTATTAGAGTGTATTGTACGAAAATAGCTATCGGTATGCAAATATTTGGAGGGGTCACTTACTCACATGCACCGAGGTGTGCCAACACAAATGACAATTGGAAACAAGTACATTTGCAACTTAGGAAGAACTACATGGTACTTACTGCCCAGCCCATTCCatgaaaatgtattcatttatCTCAATCCAACCAGCAATTTTAACACTTACCGCTTGTGTTATGATTACATACTCTGCATTATCTGTTTTTGGATTCCTACCCTTTCGTATAGAAAAAAATTTTCAAGCTGTGCTCTTTTTGCAGGAAATATCTGGGATTCAGCAATGACCTGGGGCAAGAATACTTCACCAGATAAATGAATGGACTAATATTAAACAAACGAACTGACTAAACATGCATTACACATGCACCAAATGTATTTGTGCTCTACCCTTTGCATTTCCAGTATAACCATAAAAGCTGACAGACCGTTCTCATGTATCGTTTACCATATTAGAGCTCCACTGTGACTCATAATGACTAATAATGTACGTTACTCTGTAAGCGCACACAAGTACGCGTGTTTTGGTTGCTGGAAAAGTCTTAACTATATGATATGAAGTGTGCTGCCCCAGAAATcccataagaaaaaataatcagggcCACAATTTGTGACAAGAGCTGGTTTTGCTGTGggttgaaagctttttttttttttttttaattgcataccTGTATTTTGAATTTAGAAGTAAATCAGGACATGTCATTCCCTAGACCCAAGGAATATGGCCATAACAACAACATTGCCTCTGAGACAGGCTTTTTAGCAATTCCTCCTTGCTCTCCATAGCATGATGAATCCAAAAAAAGGCTCTTGTTACAGTAGGCCAAAAAGAGGACAGGGAATCAGAGCACTTAAAACAGGAGAAGGAGATGACAAGGTGATAAATACACAAGAATCCCACCTGGCTGTCTTACTCAGGAGCAGGGACATGAATTCCTGgctttctgtgctctgcattggtatgggggagagggaggaaggaaggaaagctcCTTCTCAGATGCCGTGGTCAGAAAGCTGTAAGTGCAAAGGCAGGGCTGGCCCACAGCATGCTTTCCCTGCACAACAGCCAGTGCAGACAGGGAATTTTTGGTGCACAAGCCATGAAAATTTGGACCTTTGTCCTTCCTATACATTTACTAAGAAAACATCTCTTTCCATTCTCCACTGAAGCATGAATTTAATTCTCTTATAgtacagtttttttctttctatattatCATTTTATGGGACAGTATCCAGCCCTTTATGACTTAAGTGCCAGAAGAATTGAAATCCAGCTTCTGTTCATACCACATTACTTTTAACGTGATtataaaatttaacaaaagTGTTACAAGACTACTACAAAGTAGGATGTGGCACTTTCCTCTCAACATGTAAATCAAATGTTACCAAGGTGCTTGACAATTTCTAGGAGCAGCGGGGGGATGACACAGTTGATGTTGTAAAGTGTTGACTACATTTTGCACCAGCTGGTTTTAGTGAGGtacatgctttattttccttattcttgCACTTCTGGGGTGCTTGTGTTTTTCCCTTGCCATTCCCATCTCTGTCtccaaatagaaaataaattctctctTGATCTTCTTGATGCTTGGCaactttccttttctattatttGTTGGTGGATGCTAACTCTGATGTGAAGCAATTTTACTTGTGTTCTTTAAAGTACATAAATTGCTTAGAATGTCATGTTATCTTGACATCAAAAGCCTGCTCCATCACTTGGAGATAAATCTGCACCAAAACAGCTGTGACTCCAGATGAAACCGACTTACTAGACTCATGGTATATATGGTTAACGCTAATGCTTTAATCCAAAGTAGCTGAATCAAACTCAATTTTATATTTGTGCTATGAGAGACAACTCAAACTGGACCACAGGTTCTTGATGCATGCCATACTAAATGGTCCTGGAGAATGGCAGCCCCTACTTACATGCACCCCAGGAGCAGTGACTCTGCTGCTCCACCACCCTCTCCTGATACCCCTTCCTTTTAGAGAAGACCATCAGGTCAGGCCACCAGCTACCAAACCCCACAGACATGAGCTCAGCTTTAACAGCGGACTGGTGTCAATATCTAAAGTGAAAGTAATATCGATCCTTTATGCtttttttacagctgttgtCTATTCTGATACCACTATCTACAGAGATTTTCAGATGCTTCAAGGCTAGGTTCCTCCTTGCTCTACATACCTATGAAtgtttccctctctcctcccttggGCTAATTTCAGCAATAATCTTGCAAGTGCCTGTGCACTTGCTGTGCTTGTGCACTGGCAAGTGAAATGAAGCCATCAGCTGATGCCCTGAAGGCCCATCCAGCTCCAGAATACAACTTCTAATGGTGGCCTCCCTCTGAGCCACTGGTCTTGAACTGGAATACCTGTATCTCCCTTACAGCTCTCCATTTTGAATCAAGGTACTTCTTTCAATACTGGAAATGCCATTTCTCATCTGTAAAGCTCTTATGTTTAGTTCAGAGCCATAGCTATGCTGAAGCCCGCTTCAGAAGTCTTTTTGTTGTGTtatagagagaaaaagaaagaaattgcttgtgaaaaaaattacatttgcagTTTAAATACATTATCCtactttaatttcagaaaagggTCTTTTTTGGCAGTACCATACCAAAGTATTTGAAATGCATTAACACTTCGGCAGATGCTCAGAATCAAACAACTTAATAGGCATCaacttttttcaaataattgcaAAGCTTCGATTTAGCCTTTTGCATACCTTGCATAGTTAATTACCTAGGCTTTAATGTTTACATGCAATGAGAGTATCTACAGCTATAAACTACATAATTTATAATTGATGTAAATGGGTGTTATTATGTCAATTAGGCAGCTGTGTCCTCCACCTTCTCAGTAAACAGAAATGAGTGATAAACTGAGTTTGCAGGGAGAGACCCTCTTCCCTTTctaacagataaaaataaattacccAGGTAGACCAGGTTGTCCAATTGTTCTCTGGTGAGGTGGATGTTATACGTGGGCCCTCTCTTCTGACCTGTTGACTGCAGCAAATGGTCAATCTCGTCACGCACCGCTGCAAGAGCTTCTGGGTGCCGCAGCAGATAATACATGGCCCAGAATGTAGCTGGAATCGTGTTTCCCACAGAGGCCCACAGGAAGGCAAAATGATGTGCTGGgagaaaataagtgaaaaggAAGATTAATAGCGTTTATTACACTGATTAGATTTGCAGTGTGCTAATTAAAAGATGTTAGGACACAGACCCAGCCAAGGATCAGTGAATGCTAATGAGGACCAATAGGCTTCTGAAGTCTAATTTTCTGCTTAATGAGAATAGTTTGAAATGTAATgtcgggggggtggggggaataaGGGGAGTAAATGCAGCTCAGTTATAATCTTTCTCATTATCACCATTAAGTATCTTGTTTTACCAcctcagcacaaaaaaaaaaaaaatcaattatcaTAGAGGGTTGTTTCAgagtaaaacattttatcattAGCCAATtagaaagaacataaaaaaattTCAAGGTCgccattttgcctttttatttcaaaggtctatagtaaattattttattttagacaaGCAATCATTCATAAGTTTCCTACCTGCTTTGTCATAATCTCCAAGCAGCTCATATTTCTCAAATATATCTTGTCTGGCTTGGACCACTTTTGACCCTCCCAGCCATTTTGTCATGTTCTGAAGTAAAAAATGATGTATAAGCTCCTTTCGAACCTTCTTGGTAGCTCCTAGCAACTCAATTGGTATGTTTGCAGCTAAATAGGGAAAGCTGGCATCAAACTTGATAAATTTGTCTCTGATTTCACTAATAACTTTGTGGCCATCTGCAGCAGGAACTCTTCCATACAGTGTTACAAAACTGGCTTCAAACATTACAGAGCAGCAGaatttgtacattttttctgtttcccaatCTGTTGCTTGCGAGCATTTCCATTCAAATATATCCTGGAGATTTTTCATCATGTGGTCAGAAATTATGTCCAAAGGCTTGCCTTGTAGATACTGGTAGATTCTGTGCAGGTTTTCCTTGAGATCAGGGAATTTTGCTTTCGACAAGGCTGGGTAGTCAAAAGTTTTGGAAGCCATCTTATTAGCAAATTCATGGAACTCAAGTTGCTTGCTATTTCGGATGACGTAAACATATTGAAACGGGTCCATGATAAAGGTAATGTATCTGCctgaatagaagaaaaaaatagagacacATGGGGTTTTATAATCTGGTGACACTTTCAGAGGTAGTAACTGAAAATAAGCACCGCCAATGTCTGGAAGAAGAGCACAAAGAAAATTCCCAAACCAAAAGCCTGTGAAGAgatctgcaaagcaaaaaaggaagataaattgTATTtagcttcagaaaagaaagaatactgATTCTCTTTGTCAGGATGCAGATTTCACCAGTGTATACTCTCACAGCACTTCTAAAATCAGCATGAAGCCTTTTCGATGTAGACTGATGTACTGGTTTTGGCAACGGTAGGGTGTGACCTGTAACTGTGGCACCCTGGAATAAGTAATTTACTACACTGCTATAATTCATGAAATATGTGGAGTCatagcagcatttaaaaatgcttttttttttttttaatagcagtgaGGGAGAAACACATTTCACCTGAATGGAAGAAGTGGATGAGGGGGGCTGGAGTAGAAAATGTGTTACCTAGGCAGCTTTTCTTCAAGGAGACGACACCAAGACTCAAAATCTGCTGGTTACAGCCTTAATTGCACACTGCCAAACCCCAATATTTAAAGccccatctgttttttttttttctcctctgaagtTTCGTCTAACTTTTTGTTAAGAATTTGTTTAGTACCAGTAAAATGACCACAACAGGATTTGATTTTGAAGCCCTAGCTTACAGTGAAGGAGGCTCTTATTCTTAAAATGGTTGCCATTTTGGGGCACACACTGTCCTGGCTTTATAAGACATTGTGTCAGAGTGCACGGACAACTTTCCGTCTTCCTGAGGTATTAAGGAGAGACCACAGCAGGACCTCCAGTTGTACTAAGGTACAGAATTGCAGCTTTTGACATCTTTTTCAAGTTGTCtatgccagaaaaaaatctgaaattttccCCCAAGCATAAAGTCAACTAATAAAGAAGAGTATTTTGGTGAACTGTCATGAATCAAAATGCTAATACTCCCAAAGCCCAATTAAATCTTAACTCTTTATGGATGATTCCCATGTTAAGTCTAAATTTAGAGCTCCTAATTCTTAGCTTGTAGGGACAGGTGCATTAGGGAAAAAAGTACCCATTAAAATGTACACATTCTCTGTGAAATATCCTAGACATAAACCCAGAAAATATCAAAGCTTACCACACTTATAGTCTAATTCTGTCTCACTAAAGGGACAAATCTCCTTTGATTTTAATGGGAACACTACATGCTTAACTGAGGACCAAATTTGGCTCTGTGACAGATGTCCTGAGATAAAGTAGTCACTACCACTAAAAATGTCAACAAGTATCCATGGTTACCATATAGTGATATTTGAATTATCATAGTTATTCCGTATCCTGActtgtatatacacacactgcTCTGTGGTAAAGATGGGTGTGTTCTGGACTTTCTTTGCATGTAATTTTCATCCTGTTTACATCCACTGCAATCCCAGTGAAAACAGTGAGGAAAGATGGGATAAATTGAGAATTTGACCCCCAATTTGGTCAACAGTGTGAAGGTTTCTGAGGCACTTGTAGTTTGCTTCACTGTAACGTAATAAACCATAGGTATAAAccaatttttaaagaacaagacACCGGCTTGACAAAAAGATCCTCAATTCCCACTCCTCTTTCCTGaccatttcttccttcccaaacCGCACAGGAATTTTTAGCCCCAACCTCTGTGGGACCTCCCCATGTCTTTGCTCAGCCTTAGAGCTGCTCTGTTTGCACTCCTCTTGCTCCAGCTTTCACGCACTTGCATGCTCTTATTGAGGCCACCATCTTTGTGATCAAAGCTTGGAAAGAATGCCCATTGGAgtgatttttaataaataaactgGGAGTGTTATTAACCCTAAAGACGAAAGCTGGCTTCCTAACTTTGCATTTACAGGGTAAACAATTTAAgttaagatttttaattaatattaatttaaaccATCTGTCCACCATCTGCTTATTTCTGATGCAAAATATGAGTTTCTTTGTGATCTTTAATCAGACACTTAGCAAACGCACATCAATTCTTATCATTTTTAAgtaagaaaagattttcagcAAATGGGTTTTCAGACAAACAAACTATTTTagcaataattttaaatcaaaactctCTCCACACTAGCACActttggaagagaaaatctCTAACAAACAGAACATCACAGatcctgatttttattattctcaTCAGGTTCCTCGTAGCAAAAAGTAAGTATATAccaaaatactgattttgtaGAATTCAATTCAGGCTCCAGACCATTCCTCTGAGAGTCAACAATATGTATaaacacatgagaaaaaaatatacttttgttACTGTATTTATTAAATGTCTCTAGCCAGAAAAGTGGAACCCCCGAATAACAAAGGCAGCTTGTTTATGTACCTCACAGAGGATCTAATTTTAGATCTCTTCATTAGAAAAAGACTAAAATCTAAAGACTAAAATCTGCAGTTAGAAAGTTATTGCTGTAAGAGTGGGTATGGGAGCCTTTAGCAATTACAATCATTCTTGCACACAGATGTAGCCGCACAGGTTTACCATGGTGCCTTCCACCCAGCAACAGACTCAAAATTAGAAAGTCATGCCCCAACATCTCCCCTACCCTAAGCAACCTTcgagaaattaaaagcaaacatccAAACCCTAACAAACGTTCTGACCTCAAGGTATGACTTTAAAGTTTTGAGTGTCAATATTGcaattaatttcacttttcaaatCATTTCATTGTTGCTGTTGAAGTCTCTTCCCACTTATTGTTCCTGGTGGTGTTTGATACCAACAAATGGAAACCTTTCCTCAAGTTTCCACTTACTATACcgaattttaaaatgcagtccctccctcccctcccatgCCTTTCCATTGCAGCTAATGCCAAGAATTACCTCTTGTAGTAGTCTTTTCTAAAACAGTACCAAAATATTGATTCTTGTGAGTTTCCATCAGAGTATTGGCAAAGGTAAATGTCAGATCAACCAAAAGTGGAGGAATGCCACATGCTTTCCAAATCAGTAAGCTTTAactatttaatgtatttatacagAAACCACTGAAAGCACAATGCCTTTCCTTGTTAGAATgcaaaaaaatacctttaacacacacacacaaaaacaaaacaaaacaaaaaacccaagaCATACAGAAACGTCACACTCCAAATCCCAATAGTTTAAGTCacttggcttttttatttagtaCAATAGAAACAagtcaaaataataaatgtatacTTGTTTCTCTAAAAAGCCCTCTgagtttttttaatatggatacagagaatttatattccttGTCCAATCCTTCAGTTTGCGTTACAACCATGCTGCAAATAGCATGGTTATCTCCTTGTAGTTTACACAGTCTCCTAGAAGAGTAAGATTGAtgtggaaaatatgaaaattgtcAACTTTGGTAAATCTGAGCACAGAAGCCAGTATTTGTATGATAGTTAAGAAATTACTCTAATAATGCATTCTGGAGCTTTTTAATGCTAATGATGAAAGACAAGCATTTCATATGACATATAATGATGGATGTTATTTCAGTAATGCTTGCAGCAGACTTCAGCTTTGTAAGGGGTTCATGGAAATTACCTTTTGCctaagacagaaaaatgtggtattttACTGTAGGTGTGTCatgatgtaaaagaaaagaatgactTGTTAGCACAATTATAAAAGGCCAAATGTGCTTAGCAAAAACACCGGAAGACAGATTACTTTATCAGAATTTGATTTAGTCTCATAGACAGCGTTGCAATGCTCAGTATCATTTCTAATAATGTATCATCAAAAGGAGACAAAGTTTAATCCCAAGAAACTGTGAGAAAACTGCTTCAAGTTCTTTATGTTCTTACCTAGCTGTCTGCCTACCCGGCTGATCCTTAGCAAGCAGAAAGCTTGGGCTGGGACGTACTGTCATCTAAAAACAACAGACTCAgtatctctctctttctgtcttcccttccttcttttcttttctctctctctctctttcttttttgaagactATTGCATTTACGTAATCGTCCTCTTATTAGGAAGATTCTGCTGAACTGCTGACAATGATGTACAGTAGTGCTTCGCCAGTATGACGTTTGGGGAAAACGATTCTGCTGCACCACCACACAAAACCAATTAGAGAACTATTTTCTGCGACAGGTCAGGAATTTACATTGTTTCTCATAGAAAgatgtgctttttaatttctttattaagATGACATCCATGTCCCTTGCGACTTTTAGGGATGACAATCATTTGCTCATCACATGGGAAAGTACAATCAGCAAAATCGCATTACCGGTACGGGGCAATGCCAGAAACTCCAAGCATCGTTccacattttccaaatgaacTAGTTTGAGAACCAATAATTAGAACAATACATATTGATAGGATTTGTTGACAGAACCTGTAGTCACTCACCAGGGGGCTAAAGTAATGATAGTACGTATACAGCCGGCTACGTTATGTTTGCTGAACATACAAACATCATCTTTGTCAAATCACTAAGACACACAGAAAGCCTGCATGTCTTGGAATCAGGACAGGATATGAGCTACCAACTAGCTGCATCTTCTTTTTCGAGTTGTGGCTGACAAGCTGTTTCTCAGTGAAGACTTGATGGTCAGTATGtttacactgaaaaaagaaaacttgaggTAGTATCTCCAATACAACAAATTCACGAAACCAAAGATTTCCTTGTATAAGGCTGAAACAATATCCGTAACTCACTCTGTTTACCTTAACCTGTATACATGAAAGCTTTCGAAAAATACCTAAACACAGGGAGATGAGTTGAAATGGAATTCTGTTTATTATGCAAACAGAAATTCATTAAACTAAATTACACTCACAGATTGCTTAAAGACACAAATCTCTAAATACAGtcatataaaacaataaaaaggggaaagagaaataactaTTTGGTTAAACAAATTAAGGATTCTGAAGTATGATTGTATCTGCTTTCATGAATGCACTATGGTAAGtctttgaattattattattaattttacttgCAAGAAGCCATTATTGTACTCACTCATTATCATGTGAGTATacattaacaataaaaaagagtaTTTCAATTAAAGTTAGAGTTGCAGATGTGTTAAACTCACTTCAAGATGAAACACACCAATTTccaaaggaataataataaaaaaagaatgaatgataataaaaaatacatttaatagcAGTAAAATGCCCTTCCAAAGgacaaaagaatatatttttaggtaacaggaagaaaaaaaaaatcttaattaaacATACTGCTTGTAATTTAATTAATagacttttgaagaaaaaaattatttgtattgcaaaacaatatttatatggaaaaataaagctaaaatcACTGCCACAAAATTAACAAGCAAactttacattttacatttttatttgaaactcTCTAAAAATACAGGAATAGCTAAAAATGAGGTAGACTTAACTGTAAAGTAATTATTGATGCAACTATAAAATTCATCATTTGAACAAGGATATCAGCATGTAGAGGGGCAAAAGATCCATAACATCTACCTACTAATAGGagtttgtctttttctgaacaaaggaaaatacttgatcttaaaatgattttagtaaaaagtatatatatagatatgtaaatttatatatttaggTTTCATTCAAGATTCCAgtttcattctgtgtttttctggtACATTTAAGTGTATATGTGAAATCACTCAAATGTCTGTATTTGAGCTAGCGTAGTAAAACAGctataaatacagaaagcagcaaggtTATATCATACTTTATTATATTGTTATTTTCAGCAAACATGATCAGAATAAAAGGCTGGCAACAGGAAGTTTCTGTGTTCCAGTCCTGATTGTATCACTGAGTCAATGTGTCATTCATTCCCTTGTGTTCCTGTCAACCAGTTGTAAAACGTGTGAGAACATattctgcactttttttcttaagtgttttctaaatttaatctgatatttttctgtgcagtgtCAAGATGATGTTAGTTCTCccttcctcaggaaaaaaaaaaaaacaatacacatTTATATGTGTTGGGAAAATCTATGTTCATACATTTCTCGTCTAAAAATTCTGTTGATACGCATATATACCTATAGctgtatataaatacacataacCATAACTAAATCTTGTGGATACTTATTATGTAtataaaacatttgaatttaATGTATTGTGTCCTATGGTATGCAGACATGTTTTTGCTTAAGTAAGATTCTAAATTAAACAtctgaattaatatttaacttCACTGATGGAAAAAATCAAGAGAAGTACTAAAATACTGCTCACCAGCAATATGTACAGTGAAAATATCTCCAAGTTTCTTTTGCTGATCCAGTAAGAATTTGTAAGcatcttttctaaaaatcaaagCCTTCCCAAGGTAAGGAATCCAGCCATTTATTAGTGGGGGCTCTCCAGTCTTCctgttaaaaacataaaaaaaaaaatcaggaattaGCTTTGGCATGAGAGCAACTCATCTTtatatctatttatatattACACTTAGACCTACCATCTATGCATATAATTCTTACAATGTATAATATGTTGTACAGAAAGTTCTTCAGATATGACGGCAGGTTAAATCTAATCACACCTCTGAGCACAGAAGGCTCTGTGTGGTgattatgaaaaataagaggGAGAAATTGAGATGCATTTAACTACAGGTCGTCCAGTTATTACCATAAAGttatgaacacagaaaaattacattctGTAGAAAATCTCACAGCGAAGAGTCCtctcattttcaatattttgcaTGTCAAAGGAAGATGTATCAGAAGGCAATTATGACAGATTTAGGTAAATAGGACGCTGACATACCACACAAAATGATTAGCTTTACAGATAAGGTTTTAAGAATTTCCATTTACCAGCACACAAAACAGCTACCGTTCTAACTAAATACCTTTAACATAAAGATAATAGAGGCCAAACATTTACCGTAATAACTCTTAGTCTTTGTATGTTTACAGTCTGCTAAGCCAGAAATATGTATGAACAGTTTAAGATTAAATTCTAGATAATCATGTTTTTAACCCAGTCTGAAAAAGCAGCCATGGTGTGTGTTAGTTATGTTCGTGGAATAGTATAAAATACCTTTCAAGATTCTAGcaagttatatttttctttacaaaggaaaaaaaggtccTATTCCTGTCCCTTTCACACTGTCCTATTCCTAACTGCAAGTAAACGTCTTTCCTTCGTGCTGGTCTTTAGTTGCTTGAATCTGATTTACAACAAAGAAACATAAAGCATGCTTGCTCTGGAAaggattaaaacaaatattcacGAACAACTCTGATGCTACATCCCATCTGTGAAGGTGACTTATACTACATGCAGAACAACTCATTCTGATTAAACACAAGATATTTACTAGCTCGGATCTAATCAAAGATCAAGGGATCACAAGCTTTACTACTATCATACACAGCATGGATTTTTATGTAGCTGGATTAACCCTATCATAGGCACATTCCTCCTTGAACTGCtcaaatagaaattaaaaaataataataaaaaggtaaatgcgatatgctgaatttatttttttatttttttctaattaaaacttTCTGTGGAGGAAATTATAAGCCAGTGATTTGCTCTCTTACCGCAAAAAAGTTGGAACAAATTTAGTTTAAAGATGAACAGATGTGGCCACACCAAGTTGCACATCTTGAGCTCTTTCTGTTTAACTGGCCACTAATTACAAATGTTGGTtttcaagaaaatcattttgttaactggaaaataaacattgcaAACATTCTAGTACAAATTAGAAAATTTCACAGCCTATGTGTTTGCACTGGCTTTCTTGGTTCTTTGGGTTTTGAGGgtttgaggtttttgtttgtttgttttgtgatgaTTTCTTGATTGTGGGGAAGGTGCACGTCGCATAAGCCAACATGTTTTATGTCCTCCCACGGGCAAGTAACACCATTATTTACTTGTGTGGTGCAGCAAACTTTGTACTGGTTAATTCTACGTTAGGTGAAGACAAGACAAGAACTAATCTGAGATTACACGAGAGGGATCACCAGCCCTGAAAGTCTAACAGCCCACTCAATACCCTTAATTATCCCCTCAAAGCCTGTAATGAATCTGGATGATTTACCAGTTTTTCCCCCCAGAC
The genomic region above belongs to Cygnus atratus isolate AKBS03 ecotype Queensland, Australia chromosome 2, CAtr_DNAZoo_HiC_assembly, whole genome shotgun sequence and contains:
- the LOC118259705 gene encoding cytochrome P450 7B1 isoform X2, which codes for MGPDALPLGACGGAAAAAALLLWAVCVLCRRKRLDAQPRSIEEPKLMHMSLRENTSRKHSFVQESPLSRKTGEPPLINGWIPYLGKALIFRKDAYKFLLDQQKKLGDIFTVHIAGRYITFIMDPFQYVYVIRNSKQLEFHEFANKMASKTFDYPALSKAKFPDLKENLHRIYQYLQGKPLDIISDHMMKNLQDIFEWKCSQATDWETEKMYKFCCSVMFEASFVTLYGRVPAADGHKVISEIRDKFIKFDASFPYLAANIPIELLGATKKVRKELIHHFLLQNMTKWLGGSKVVQARQDIFEKYELLGDYDKAAHHFAFLWASVGNTIPATFWAMYYLLRHPEALAAVRDEIDHLLQSTGQKRGPTYNIHLTREQLDNLVYLESALNESLRMCSSSMNIRISQEDFVLKLEGDQEVSLRKGDWIALYPQILHMDPEVYEDPKEYKFDRYIENGKKKTTFFKAGRKLKYFLMPFGSGISMCPGRFLAMNEMKMFLFLLLAHFDVELVESKAVRLDNSRMGLGILLPDVDIAFRYKLRSLKNVSLSTFLCFWGVLLWCCQSGAPEPLAHFGNTELQSTVLPCLPKSEILLVS
- the LOC118259705 gene encoding cytochrome P450 7B1 isoform X1, with the translated sequence MGPDALPLGACGGAAAAAALLLWAVCVLCRRKRLDAQPRSIEEPKLMHMSLRENTSRKHSFVQESPLSRKTGEPPLINGWIPYLGKALIFRKDAYKFLLDQQKKLGDIFTVHIAGRYITFIMDPFQYVYVIRNSKQLEFHEFANKMASKTFDYPALSKAKFPDLKENLHRIYQYLQGKPLDIISDHMMKNLQDIFEWKCSQATDWETEKMYKFCCSVMFEASFVTLYGRVPAADGHKVISEIRDKFIKFDASFPYLAANIPIELLGATKKVRKELIHHFLLQNMTKWLGGSKVVQARQDIFEKYELLGDYDKAAHHFAFLWASVGNTIPATFWAMYYLLRHPEALAAVRDEIDHLLQSTGQKRGPTYNIHLTREQLDNLVYLESALNESLRMCSSSMNIRISQEDFVLKLEGDQEVSLRKGDWIALYPQILHMDPEVYEDPKEYKFDRYIENGKKKTTFFKAGRKLKYFLMPFGSGISMCPGRFLAMNEMKMFLFLLLAHFDVELVESKAVRLDNSRMGLGILLPDVDIAFRYKLRSLKNVSLSTFLCFWGVLLWCCQRYDAQKKHLTLYFVQRTHCSENFGLTCLLSFPSGAPEPLAHFGNTELQSTVLPCLPKSEILLVS
- the LOC118259705 gene encoding cytochrome P450 7B1 isoform X3 is translated as MGPDALPLGACGGAAAAAALLLWAVCVLCRRKRKTGEPPLINGWIPYLGKALIFRKDAYKFLLDQQKKLGDIFTVHIAGRYITFIMDPFQYVYVIRNSKQLEFHEFANKMASKTFDYPALSKAKFPDLKENLHRIYQYLQGKPLDIISDHMMKNLQDIFEWKCSQATDWETEKMYKFCCSVMFEASFVTLYGRVPAADGHKVISEIRDKFIKFDASFPYLAANIPIELLGATKKVRKELIHHFLLQNMTKWLGGSKVVQARQDIFEKYELLGDYDKAAHHFAFLWASVGNTIPATFWAMYYLLRHPEALAAVRDEIDHLLQSTGQKRGPTYNIHLTREQLDNLVYLESALNESLRMCSSSMNIRISQEDFVLKLEGDQEVSLRKGDWIALYPQILHMDPEVYEDPKEYKFDRYIENGKKKTTFFKAGRKLKYFLMPFGSGISMCPGRFLAMNEMKMFLFLLLAHFDVELVESKAVRLDNSRMGLGILLPDVDIAFRYKLRSLKNVSLSTFLCFWGVLLWCCQRYDAQKKHLTLYFVQRTHCSENFGLTCLLSFPSGAPEPLAHFGNTELQSTVLPCLPKSEILLVS